The Deltaproteobacteria bacterium DNA segment CCCATGCCCACATTTCGTCCTGGATGAAACTTGGTTCCCAGCTGACGGACCAGGATGTTTCCGGCCCTTACGATATGACCGCCGAAACGTTTTACGCCTCTGCGCTGGCCTTTACTGTCGCGGCCATTGCGTGAACTGCCGCCGGCCTTTTTGTGTGCCATAATTAATCTCCCTGGACACGGATCTCTTTAATCTCAAGGGTAGTGAAAGGCTGCCTG contains these protein-coding regions:
- a CDS encoding 50S ribosomal protein L27, producing the protein MAHKKAGGSSRNGRDSKGQRRGVKRFGGHIVRAGNILVRQLGTKFHPGRNVGMGRDYTLFAKTDGVVQFEIVRNRKRVSVYPMQSTAS